One window from the genome of Myxocyprinus asiaticus isolate MX2 ecotype Aquarium Trade chromosome 30, UBuf_Myxa_2, whole genome shotgun sequence encodes:
- the LOC127420712 gene encoding tripartite motif-containing protein 16-like isoform X1 has translation MAEASFSEDQFICPICLDLLKDPVAIPCGHSYCMNCITDCWNQADLKDVYSCPQCRQTFTPRPALNKNTMLAEVVEKLKKTKLQAAVPAHCYAGPGDVECDVCTGRKHKAVKSCLVCLESYCQNHFERHEEFRSDKPHKVTDATGRLQEMICRQHEKLLEVFCRTDQHCICMMCTMDEHKNHDTVSTAAERIEKESDLKETQREIQQRIQQREKDVEELREAVKSHKRSAQTAVKDSERIFTELMRSIERSRSEVTQLIKDQEKAAVSRAEGLLEQLKQEIADLRRRDAELEQLSHTDDHIFFLQNFQSLSAPPESSDNITASFLCSFDGMRESVCQLRVQLEDFCQKEIKKISVTHIHIVPKTREEFLLYTHQFTLDPNTVNKCLSLSEGNKVATYTGRIQQYPDHPDRFDSYLQVLCRESVCGRCYWEIEWTGSVFISVSYKSISRKGEGDECGFGYNDQSWSLSCSSSRCSFSHNNKHTDLPVVCSSCRIGVYVDHSAGTLCFYSVSDTMTLIHRIQTTFTQPLYPGFWVYGSMTLSDLTV, from the exons ATGGCAGAAGCCAGTTTTTCAGAGGACCAGTTCATCTGTCCCATATGTCTGGATCTACTGAAGGATCCAGTGGCCATTCCCTGTGGACACAGTTACTGTATGAACTGTATTACAGATTGCTGGAATCAGGCTGATCTGAAGGATGTCTACAGCTGCCCTCAGTGCAGACAGACCTTCACTCCTAGAcctgctttaaataaaaacaccATGCTGGCTGAAGTGGTGGAGAAACTGAAGAAGACTAAACTCCAAGCTGCTGTTCCTGCTCACTGTTACGCTGGACCTGGAGATGTGGAGTGTGACGTCTGTACTGGACGAAAACACAAAGCTGTCAAGTCTTGTCTGGTGTGTCTGGAATCTTACTGTCAAAATCATTTTGAGCGTCACGAGGAATTTCGCTCAGATAAACCACACAAAGTGACTGATGCAACTGGACGACTTCAGGAGATGATCTGCCGTCAACATGAGAAGCTTCTGGAGGTTTTCTGTCGTACTGACCAGCACTGCATTTGTATGATGTGTACGATGGATGAACATAAAAACCATGACACTGTTTCCACAGCAGCAGAGAGGATAGAGAAAGAG AGTGACTTGaaggagacacagagagaaatCCAGCAGAgaatccagcagagagagaaagatgttGAGGAGCTGAGAGAGGCTGTGAAGTCTCATAAG CGCTCTGCTCAGACAGCAGTGAAGGACAGTGAGAGGATCTTTACTGAGCTGATGCGCTCCATTGAGAGAAGCCGCTCTGAGGTAACACAGCTGATCAAAGATCAAGAAAAAGCTGCAGTGAGTCGAGCAGAAGGACTCTTGGAGCAACTGAAGCAGGAGATTGCTGATCTGAGGAGGAGAGATGCTGAGCTTGAGCAGCTTTCACACACAGATGATCACATCTTTTTCCTACAG AATTTTCAGTCACTCTCTGCACCTCCTGAATCTTCAGACAATATCACTGCCAGTTTCCTTTGCTCATTTGATGGCATGAGAGAATCTGTGTGTCAGCTGAGAGTCCAACTGGAGGATTTCTGCCAGAAGGAGATAAAAAAGATATCTG TCACACACATCCACATTGTTCCCAAGACCAGAGAGGAGTTTCTACTGT ATACCCATCAGTTCACTCTGGATCCAAACACAGTGAATAAATGTCTCAGTCTATCTGAGGGAAACAAAGTGGCTACTTACACTGGTAGAATCCAGCAGTATCCTGATCATCCAGACAGATTTGATAGTTATCTTCAAGTGTTGtgtagagagagtgtgtgtggacGCTGTTACTGGGAGATTGAATGGACTGGGAGTGTGTTTATATCAGTGTCATATAAGAGCATCAGCAGGAAGGGAGAGGGAGATGAGTGTGGCTTTGGGTATAATGATCAGTCCTGGAGTTTGTCCTGCTCATCTTCCAGATGTTCATTCAGTCACAATAACAAACACACTGATCTCCCTGTAGTGTGCAGCTCCTGTAGAATAGGAGTGTATGTTGATCACAGTGCAGGAACTCTGTGCTTCTACAGTGTCTCTGACACAATGACCCTCATCCACAGAATCCAGACCACATTCACCCAGCCTCTATATCCTGGATTTTGGGTGTATGGATCAATGACACTGTCTGATTTAACAGTATAG
- the LOC127420712 gene encoding E3 ubiquitin/ISG15 ligase TRIM25-like isoform X2 has translation MAEASFSEDQFICPICLDLLKDPVAIPCGHSYCMNCITDCWNQADLKDVYSCPQCRQTFTPRPALNKNTMLAEVVEKLKKTKLQAAVPAHCYAGPGDVECDVCTGRKHKAVKSCLVCLESYCQNHFERHEEFRSDKPHKVTDATGRLQEMICRQHEKLLEVFCRTDQHCICMMCTMDEHKNHDTVSTAAERIEKESDLKETQREIQQRIQQREKDVEELREAVKSHKRSAQTAVKDSERIFTELMRSIERSRSEVTQLIKDQEKAAVSRAEGLLEQLKQEIADLRRRDAELEQLSHTDDHIFFLQNFQSLSAPPESSDNITASFLCSFDGMRESVCQLRVQLEDFCQKEIKKISVTHIHIVPKTREEFLLSTPLDH, from the exons ATGGCAGAAGCCAGTTTTTCAGAGGACCAGTTCATCTGTCCCATATGTCTGGATCTACTGAAGGATCCAGTGGCCATTCCCTGTGGACACAGTTACTGTATGAACTGTATTACAGATTGCTGGAATCAGGCTGATCTGAAGGATGTCTACAGCTGCCCTCAGTGCAGACAGACCTTCACTCCTAGAcctgctttaaataaaaacaccATGCTGGCTGAAGTGGTGGAGAAACTGAAGAAGACTAAACTCCAAGCTGCTGTTCCTGCTCACTGTTACGCTGGACCTGGAGATGTGGAGTGTGACGTCTGTACTGGACGAAAACACAAAGCTGTCAAGTCTTGTCTGGTGTGTCTGGAATCTTACTGTCAAAATCATTTTGAGCGTCACGAGGAATTTCGCTCAGATAAACCACACAAAGTGACTGATGCAACTGGACGACTTCAGGAGATGATCTGCCGTCAACATGAGAAGCTTCTGGAGGTTTTCTGTCGTACTGACCAGCACTGCATTTGTATGATGTGTACGATGGATGAACATAAAAACCATGACACTGTTTCCACAGCAGCAGAGAGGATAGAGAAAGAG AGTGACTTGaaggagacacagagagaaatCCAGCAGAgaatccagcagagagagaaagatgttGAGGAGCTGAGAGAGGCTGTGAAGTCTCATAAG CGCTCTGCTCAGACAGCAGTGAAGGACAGTGAGAGGATCTTTACTGAGCTGATGCGCTCCATTGAGAGAAGCCGCTCTGAGGTAACACAGCTGATCAAAGATCAAGAAAAAGCTGCAGTGAGTCGAGCAGAAGGACTCTTGGAGCAACTGAAGCAGGAGATTGCTGATCTGAGGAGGAGAGATGCTGAGCTTGAGCAGCTTTCACACACAGATGATCACATCTTTTTCCTACAG AATTTTCAGTCACTCTCTGCACCTCCTGAATCTTCAGACAATATCACTGCCAGTTTCCTTTGCTCATTTGATGGCATGAGAGAATCTGTGTGTCAGCTGAGAGTCCAACTGGAGGATTTCTGCCAGAAGGAGATAAAAAAGATATCTG TCACACACATCCACATTGTTCCCAAGACCAGAGAGGAGTTTCTACTGT caacCCCTCTGGACCATTAA
- the LOC127420712 gene encoding E3 ubiquitin/ISG15 ligase TRIM25-like isoform X3, with translation MAEASFSEDQFICPICLDLLKDPVAIPCGHSYCMNCITDCWNQADLKDVYSCPQCRQTFTPRPALNKNTMLAEVVEKLKKTKLQAAVPAHCYAGPGDVECDVCTGRKHKAVKSCLVCLESYCQNHFERHEEFRSDKPHKVTDATGRLQEMICRQHEKLLEVFCRTDQHCICMMCTMDEHKNHDTVSTAAERIEKESDLKETQREIQQRIQQREKDVEELREAVKSHKRSAQTAVKDSERIFTELMRSIERSRSEVTQLIKDQEKAAVSRAEGLLEQLKQEIADLRRRDAELEQLSHTDDHIFFLQNFQSLSAPPESSDNITASFLCSFDGMRESVCQLRVQLEDFCQKEIKKISVTHIHIVPKTREEFLL, from the exons ATGGCAGAAGCCAGTTTTTCAGAGGACCAGTTCATCTGTCCCATATGTCTGGATCTACTGAAGGATCCAGTGGCCATTCCCTGTGGACACAGTTACTGTATGAACTGTATTACAGATTGCTGGAATCAGGCTGATCTGAAGGATGTCTACAGCTGCCCTCAGTGCAGACAGACCTTCACTCCTAGAcctgctttaaataaaaacaccATGCTGGCTGAAGTGGTGGAGAAACTGAAGAAGACTAAACTCCAAGCTGCTGTTCCTGCTCACTGTTACGCTGGACCTGGAGATGTGGAGTGTGACGTCTGTACTGGACGAAAACACAAAGCTGTCAAGTCTTGTCTGGTGTGTCTGGAATCTTACTGTCAAAATCATTTTGAGCGTCACGAGGAATTTCGCTCAGATAAACCACACAAAGTGACTGATGCAACTGGACGACTTCAGGAGATGATCTGCCGTCAACATGAGAAGCTTCTGGAGGTTTTCTGTCGTACTGACCAGCACTGCATTTGTATGATGTGTACGATGGATGAACATAAAAACCATGACACTGTTTCCACAGCAGCAGAGAGGATAGAGAAAGAG AGTGACTTGaaggagacacagagagaaatCCAGCAGAgaatccagcagagagagaaagatgttGAGGAGCTGAGAGAGGCTGTGAAGTCTCATAAG CGCTCTGCTCAGACAGCAGTGAAGGACAGTGAGAGGATCTTTACTGAGCTGATGCGCTCCATTGAGAGAAGCCGCTCTGAGGTAACACAGCTGATCAAAGATCAAGAAAAAGCTGCAGTGAGTCGAGCAGAAGGACTCTTGGAGCAACTGAAGCAGGAGATTGCTGATCTGAGGAGGAGAGATGCTGAGCTTGAGCAGCTTTCACACACAGATGATCACATCTTTTTCCTACAG AATTTTCAGTCACTCTCTGCACCTCCTGAATCTTCAGACAATATCACTGCCAGTTTCCTTTGCTCATTTGATGGCATGAGAGAATCTGTGTGTCAGCTGAGAGTCCAACTGGAGGATTTCTGCCAGAAGGAGATAAAAAAGATATCTG TCACACACATCCACATTGTTCCCAAGACCAGAGAGGAGTTTCTACTGT ga